One stretch of Rosistilla oblonga DNA includes these proteins:
- a CDS encoding ABC transporter permease: MPNLRFLFKLVSSQLRRHPGRAVITTLGVIASTCAVVWVASGYDALVSQFDENAGKYLGRYDVLVMAKPAGPPGASTPAVPAALIDELEQDAGVLEVNPTSNYRVTATRVAKASDDEEDTSPLGLLIGSRPPVNGAPPIGPKLVSTPAAEAPYEMVDGVWLDDDDQANAVVVAEQVAKELKVAVGDEILVTSFGNQVNLSVIGIVEQVGLAPSLNAPGGRGKRSGAGRGEKGEGGPERGGDVSAKPAGGKANGPAVPGGRDGKANPKADGSQIQLPTGFGSGIATDALYVRPAVAAKVNGYEAQPEVLQVALRDTVTVDQFREAWQARFDAHRPAMQLIDFEAVRGGMESSRSVSGQQSQAWAATGMASLAAIFIIFSTLSMGVSERAREFSMLRAVALTRSQIAGIIAIESVVLAMIGWGGGLLAGWLMVLVGSRLLPGLFSSGAVLGWGCVLLTGVTVLVGALGAAIVPAWRAMRIQPLDAMSPRTASPRFHWWIALGALGLVMVTATPITVFALPLSDEARKWCYSFVTYPLLLIGMILLAPAVVVLCERIFAPLVTRLLRLDQRMMKTQLASNLWRSVGATLALSVGLGLFASTQTWGYSMLVPFTPGDWMPDALVAFHPVGLSEREESRVAEVDGVKADDVMPLAIEQAKFDWGDVGPPKRLRMGGDNGIVFGLNPRAAFGGEHPLADVQFVAGDRESAIDLLGDGKHCVIPEDFAMASGLGIGDTVTLIPPAAEKERVRYEIAGIVSLPGWQWMTKFSGVRRHFVRTGTLLFTDRAAVKTDFHLPRTEFFWVNFEPGHDLKTMETRFQAIAEEQAGETFKATGVGEVKSYRPFARMTATETVRTAIRKHADGMIRGMSYMPLITLVVMSMAVANTIIASVRSRTWEFGVMRSIGVTRGQLIRLVFAETMLIALAACLLSLTFGLVAGWCGVGMAQFGGWFAGPPSFRIPWSQLSFGFALTLILCLLAGLWPAMRTGRAEPLALLQAGRATQ, from the coding sequence ATGCCCAATCTCCGTTTCCTCTTCAAACTCGTCTCGTCCCAACTGCGTCGCCATCCGGGTCGCGCAGTCATCACGACGCTCGGCGTGATCGCTTCGACATGTGCCGTCGTCTGGGTCGCAAGCGGTTACGACGCGTTGGTCAGCCAGTTTGATGAGAATGCCGGAAAGTATCTTGGTCGCTACGACGTGTTGGTGATGGCCAAACCCGCTGGTCCTCCCGGTGCATCGACGCCTGCGGTTCCGGCGGCGCTGATCGACGAACTGGAACAGGACGCCGGCGTTCTGGAGGTCAACCCGACCAGCAACTATCGCGTCACGGCGACCCGCGTCGCGAAGGCTTCGGACGACGAAGAGGATACGTCGCCGTTGGGGCTGTTGATCGGCAGCCGACCGCCGGTCAACGGGGCCCCGCCGATCGGTCCCAAACTGGTCAGCACCCCGGCGGCTGAAGCACCTTATGAAATGGTCGACGGCGTTTGGCTCGACGACGATGACCAAGCGAACGCGGTGGTGGTGGCCGAACAGGTTGCCAAGGAATTGAAAGTTGCGGTGGGAGACGAGATCCTGGTCACCAGCTTTGGCAACCAAGTCAACCTGAGCGTCATCGGGATCGTCGAACAAGTCGGCTTGGCACCTTCACTAAATGCTCCAGGCGGGCGCGGTAAACGCTCTGGAGCCGGCCGCGGTGAGAAGGGGGAAGGAGGTCCGGAGCGCGGCGGTGATGTATCGGCAAAACCGGCAGGTGGCAAAGCGAACGGACCGGCGGTCCCTGGCGGACGAGACGGGAAAGCAAACCCCAAAGCGGATGGATCGCAAATCCAATTGCCGACCGGTTTCGGATCGGGAATTGCAACCGATGCGCTTTATGTTCGCCCGGCGGTTGCCGCCAAGGTCAACGGGTACGAAGCGCAACCGGAGGTGCTTCAGGTTGCGCTGCGCGACACCGTTACGGTCGATCAGTTTCGCGAAGCTTGGCAGGCTCGATTTGACGCCCACCGACCGGCGATGCAACTTATCGATTTCGAAGCGGTCCGCGGCGGGATGGAATCGAGTCGCAGCGTCTCGGGACAGCAATCCCAAGCGTGGGCCGCGACCGGGATGGCTTCACTGGCCGCGATCTTCATCATCTTTTCGACACTAAGTATGGGCGTGAGCGAGCGGGCGCGAGAGTTTTCGATGCTGCGTGCCGTCGCGTTAACGCGGTCTCAAATCGCTGGGATCATCGCGATCGAAAGCGTTGTCCTGGCGATGATCGGTTGGGGCGGAGGTTTGTTGGCGGGGTGGCTGATGGTGTTAGTGGGCAGCCGCCTGCTGCCCGGCCTGTTCAGCTCCGGCGCCGTGTTGGGTTGGGGCTGCGTCTTATTGACGGGAGTGACCGTGTTGGTCGGAGCGCTCGGAGCCGCGATCGTGCCGGCTTGGCGTGCGATGCGGATCCAACCGCTGGACGCGATGTCGCCGCGGACCGCGTCGCCTCGATTCCATTGGTGGATCGCATTGGGAGCACTCGGTTTGGTGATGGTCACCGCGACTCCGATCACCGTTTTCGCGTTGCCGTTGTCGGATGAGGCACGCAAATGGTGCTATTCCTTTGTTACCTATCCTTTGCTGTTGATCGGCATGATTTTGCTTGCCCCGGCGGTCGTCGTGTTGTGCGAACGGATCTTCGCACCGTTGGTCACGCGTCTGTTGCGATTGGACCAACGGATGATGAAGACTCAACTGGCCAGCAACCTTTGGCGCAGCGTCGGTGCGACGTTGGCGCTGTCGGTCGGGTTGGGCTTGTTCGCGTCGACCCAGACTTGGGGCTATTCGATGCTGGTTCCGTTCACGCCGGGCGATTGGATGCCCGACGCGTTGGTGGCGTTTCATCCGGTAGGCCTGTCCGAGCGAGAGGAATCGCGGGTCGCGGAGGTCGACGGCGTGAAAGCGGACGACGTGATGCCGCTGGCGATCGAGCAGGCGAAGTTCGATTGGGGCGACGTGGGACCACCGAAGCGGCTGCGCATGGGAGGGGACAACGGGATCGTCTTTGGACTCAATCCGCGAGCCGCCTTCGGGGGAGAGCATCCGCTCGCCGATGTCCAGTTTGTGGCAGGCGACCGCGAGTCGGCGATCGATCTGCTGGGCGACGGCAAGCACTGTGTGATCCCGGAAGACTTTGCGATGGCATCGGGGTTGGGGATCGGCGACACCGTTACTCTGATTCCACCCGCTGCCGAAAAGGAGCGTGTCCGCTACGAGATCGCCGGGATTGTTTCGCTGCCTGGATGGCAATGGATGACCAAGTTCTCGGGCGTCCGTCGACATTTTGTCCGCACCGGCACCCTCTTGTTTACCGACCGAGCCGCCGTGAAAACCGACTTTCACTTGCCGCGGACCGAATTCTTCTGGGTGAATTTTGAACCGGGGCACGATCTGAAAACGATGGAAACGCGATTCCAGGCGATCGCGGAGGAACAGGCGGGCGAAACGTTCAAAGCGACCGGTGTGGGAGAAGTCAAATCGTACCGGCCGTTCGCTCGGATGACGGCAACGGAAACGGTCCGCACGGCGATCAGAAAACATGCCGACGGGATGATCAGGGGAATGAGCTACATGCCATTGATCACACTGGTTGTGATGTCGATGGCCGTTGCCAATACGATCATCGCGTCGGTTCGATCGCGAACATGGGAGTTTGGCGTGATGCGTTCGATCGGCGTGACGCGTGGCCAATTGATCCGGCTGGTCTTTGCCGAAACGATGCTGATCGCGCTGGCCGCCTGCTTGCTCAGCCTGACCTTTGGCCTGGTCGCCGGTTGGTGTGGCGTCGGGATGGCACAGTTTGGCGGCTGGTTCGCCGGGCCCCCTTCCTTCCGCATCCCCTGGAGTCAACTCAGCTTCGGCTTCGCCTTGACCTTGATCCTCTGCCTGCTCGCCGGCCTATGGCCCGCGATGCGAACCGGCCGCGCCGAACCGTTGGCGCTACTTCAAGCGGGCCGGGCGACGCAGTAG
- a CDS encoding ABC transporter ATP-binding protein produces MLQSKIASQTTPLDVQQVVKKYPQGGTVVHALDGVSLSVEPGEFVAIMGASGSGKSTLLHAMAGLIDVDAGRVLVAGQDLSQLADGPLTRFRRDNLGIVFQAYNLIPSLSAEDNIRLPAPKSMGKQLDATVDELFDRLGMTARRHHKPGALSGGEQQRIAIARALICNPTILLADEPTGSLDSVTGTQICELLRDLVDNQGRSIVMVTHEPHVAMWADRICVLKDGTNLAELQTDGSRDPQTVARQYQEALGAETVA; encoded by the coding sequence GTGCTTCAATCGAAAATCGCCTCGCAAACGACGCCCCTGGACGTCCAGCAAGTTGTCAAGAAGTATCCACAAGGAGGGACCGTCGTCCACGCTCTGGACGGTGTCAGCCTTTCCGTTGAGCCAGGTGAATTCGTCGCGATCATGGGAGCGAGCGGATCGGGCAAAAGCACGCTGCTGCATGCAATGGCCGGTTTGATCGACGTCGATGCGGGGCGAGTTCTGGTCGCCGGGCAAGATTTGTCGCAGCTGGCCGATGGGCCGCTGACTCGGTTCCGCCGCGACAACCTTGGGATCGTCTTTCAGGCTTACAACTTGATCCCTAGCCTCTCGGCCGAGGACAACATTCGATTGCCAGCCCCGAAGAGCATGGGCAAACAGCTCGACGCGACCGTCGATGAACTCTTCGATCGCTTGGGGATGACCGCGCGACGGCACCACAAGCCGGGAGCGCTCTCCGGGGGCGAACAGCAACGGATCGCGATCGCTCGGGCGCTGATCTGCAATCCGACGATCCTGTTGGCGGACGAACCGACCGGCAGCCTCGATTCGGTGACCGGTACCCAGATTTGTGAATTGCTGCGCGACTTGGTCGACAACCAAGGCCGCTCGATCGTGATGGTCACCCATGAGCCGCATGTTGCGATGTGGGCCGATCGGATCTGCGTCCTCAAAGATGGAACCAACCTCGCGGAGCTGCAGACCGACGGCAGCCGCGATCCGCAGACGGTCGCTCGACAGTACCAAGAGGCACTCGGCGCGGAGACGGTTGCATGA
- a CDS encoding ABC transporter permease produces MNKILQLAIAFLRERKARTILTTIATAAAVSMVIWVTSSYEALHKTYDEYANLALGRYELAIAPISGEPTDFVPPESIAPLLDDPAVLAVDAMWAGRIAVMELKDQPLPGDQPGGGGGSGSGSNSPLPSLMFLATDAPEPPFEMLEGEWIDSTAEDASGELPSIVVRADVAKRRGIAVDDRLTLELPRPNQAGETTLAVRVGGIVNAPTLFGAGSAGIPMLTPSSGQAFLSVPLVERVTGEPFQISLLGVAVDPEADITKFRFSWGPRLSDHLVPLQFQQAFEIEEALDQASAAQNVRMQSYAATGVAMLVAMLVIFCSLSMGVTERIRQYAILRAVVLTRGQVGLLIVIEALVLGSIGLVAGIALGWGLLKVVESLFSSLLYHGVGFGTSSLTLAAIAAIGGALLASIIPAYNATRVKPVDAMAPRQSSTDASSVTLPSLVIGSVLLAIGPLIAFVFPPSESRIWLAMAASFASIAIGFVVLAPSIVIFVDRLLGPLLARIFAIDTKLLASQVTNNIWRTVGASVSMAFGLGLFVGIQVWGFTMLEAFVPGDWTPDAIAVIKPGLPVDQVEKIAALADVDANRCLPLVVEQPRLVDDLTGSADRPSVIRQDNVIIVGLDPEGAFAGDNPLLQLDWVAGNPDQAVARMKQGHACIVPDHFLKKTGLKVGDTLAVDPPRNAGATATYTIAGAVRLPGWHWQTKLTGLRPRTHRAAALIFADYDSVADDFDLPVASHVWFSYAGGEADVEAIERAISGMVDALEIERTGDEEISARVVSIESIRARLLNGARRWLWMISVLPLVTLLIACIGVLNVILASVRARRWEFGVLRSIGFTSSELARAILVEGLMIALVAGVLSIGFGILSGWCGAALAQYVSFFGGLHPPMVIPRLPIVIGVLIVQVLGLLTAAWPAITIRRTRPMTLLQAGGDFA; encoded by the coding sequence ATGAACAAGATCCTACAACTCGCCATCGCCTTCTTGCGCGAACGCAAAGCCCGAACGATCCTGACCACGATTGCAACCGCTGCGGCAGTCAGTATGGTGATTTGGGTCACCAGCAGCTACGAAGCACTTCACAAAACCTATGACGAATACGCCAACCTGGCTCTCGGTCGCTACGAACTGGCGATCGCGCCGATCAGTGGTGAACCGACCGATTTCGTTCCTCCCGAATCGATCGCTCCACTGTTGGATGACCCTGCCGTCCTTGCTGTCGATGCGATGTGGGCCGGACGGATCGCCGTAATGGAACTGAAAGACCAGCCGCTCCCCGGCGACCAACCGGGCGGTGGAGGCGGTTCGGGTTCGGGATCGAATAGCCCCTTGCCGTCGCTGATGTTTCTCGCGACCGATGCTCCCGAACCGCCGTTCGAGATGCTTGAAGGCGAATGGATCGATTCGACGGCAGAGGATGCGAGCGGTGAACTGCCCAGCATCGTTGTTCGTGCCGATGTCGCGAAACGGCGTGGGATTGCCGTCGACGATCGATTGACGCTCGAACTGCCGCGACCAAACCAAGCGGGAGAAACGACGCTAGCGGTTCGCGTCGGTGGGATCGTCAACGCGCCGACGCTCTTCGGAGCTGGCTCGGCGGGCATCCCGATGTTAACGCCCAGCTCGGGGCAAGCATTCCTCTCGGTCCCCCTTGTTGAACGCGTCACCGGCGAGCCGTTTCAAATCAGCTTGTTGGGCGTCGCCGTCGATCCAGAGGCGGACATCACGAAGTTCCGCTTCAGCTGGGGGCCGCGGTTGAGCGACCATTTGGTCCCGCTGCAGTTCCAGCAAGCGTTTGAGATCGAAGAGGCTCTGGACCAAGCTTCGGCCGCTCAAAACGTCCGCATGCAATCGTACGCGGCGACCGGCGTCGCGATGTTGGTTGCGATGCTCGTTATCTTTTGCTCGCTGAGCATGGGCGTGACCGAACGGATTCGCCAATACGCGATCTTGCGAGCTGTCGTGTTGACTCGCGGGCAGGTCGGTCTGCTGATCGTGATCGAAGCGCTTGTGTTGGGCAGCATCGGGCTGGTCGCTGGCATCGCTTTGGGGTGGGGGCTGTTGAAGGTCGTCGAAAGCCTTTTTAGCAGTTTGCTGTATCACGGCGTTGGGTTTGGGACGAGCAGTCTGACCCTGGCGGCGATCGCAGCGATCGGCGGGGCGTTGTTGGCGTCGATCATCCCGGCCTATAACGCGACGCGCGTCAAACCGGTCGACGCGATGGCACCGCGGCAATCGTCGACCGACGCGTCGTCGGTGACGTTACCAAGTCTTGTGATCGGATCGGTGCTGTTGGCGATCGGACCGTTGATTGCGTTTGTCTTTCCGCCGAGCGAAAGCAGGATCTGGCTGGCGATGGCAGCAAGCTTTGCCAGCATCGCGATCGGGTTTGTGGTCCTCGCCCCGTCGATCGTCATCTTCGTCGACCGCTTGCTCGGGCCGCTGCTGGCACGGATCTTCGCTATCGATACGAAGCTGTTGGCCAGCCAAGTCACCAACAATATCTGGCGGACCGTCGGCGCATCGGTCTCTATGGCGTTTGGTCTAGGTCTGTTTGTCGGGATTCAAGTCTGGGGCTTTACGATGTTGGAAGCCTTTGTCCCCGGCGACTGGACGCCCGACGCGATCGCGGTGATCAAGCCAGGGTTGCCGGTCGATCAAGTCGAAAAGATCGCCGCCTTGGCCGATGTCGACGCCAACCGTTGCTTGCCTTTGGTCGTCGAGCAACCGCGGCTGGTCGACGACCTCACCGGCAGCGCCGACCGACCGTCGGTGATTCGGCAGGACAATGTGATCATCGTTGGCTTGGATCCCGAAGGAGCGTTTGCGGGCGATAACCCGTTGTTGCAACTCGACTGGGTCGCAGGAAATCCAGATCAGGCTGTGGCGAGGATGAAGCAGGGGCACGCATGTATCGTCCCCGACCACTTCCTAAAAAAAACCGGTTTGAAGGTCGGCGACACTTTGGCGGTCGATCCGCCTCGCAATGCCGGCGCGACCGCAACCTATACGATCGCCGGAGCCGTGCGGTTACCGGGGTGGCACTGGCAGACGAAGCTGACGGGCTTGAGACCGCGAACCCATCGCGCCGCGGCGCTCATTTTTGCCGACTACGATTCGGTCGCCGACGACTTTGATTTGCCGGTCGCTTCGCACGTCTGGTTTTCTTACGCCGGTGGCGAAGCGGATGTGGAAGCTATCGAACGGGCGATCTCGGGGATGGTCGACGCGTTGGAGATCGAGCGAACCGGAGACGAAGAAATCAGTGCGCGCGTGGTATCGATCGAAAGCATCCGCGCACGGCTGCTCAACGGTGCTCGACGCTGGTTGTGGATGATCAGCGTGCTACCGCTGGTCACGTTGCTGATCGCTTGCATCGGCGTCTTGAACGTGATCCTGGCATCGGTCCGAGCGCGGCGATGGGAGTTTGGCGTGCTGCGTTCGATCGGTTTCACCAGCAGCGAACTGGCCCGCGCGATCCTTGTCGAAGGATTGATGATCGCTTTGGTCGCGGGCGTCTTGAGCATCGGGTTCGGCATCCTCAGCGGATGGTGCGGCGCCGCTTTGGCGCAGTACGTCAGCTTCTTCGGCGGGCTGCATCCACCGATGGTCATCCCCAGGCTTCCGATCGTCATCGGTGTGTTGATCGTCCAGGTGTTGGGCCTCCTGACCGCCGCCTGGCCCGCGATCACGATTCGCCGAACCCGGCCGATGACCCTGTTGCAAGCCGGTGGCGATTTCGCCTGA
- a CDS encoding siderophore-interacting protein, with amino-acid sequence MAKPTPIELEVIRTTSLTEHMLRVTLGGDLLASFPKDQESAYIKLIFPQAEGKRPILRTYTIRNQRPTEIDVDFAIHDAKGPALTWAANAQPGDRILVGGPGPKKLIQHQADWFLLVGDLSALPAISVNLSKLPADAVGYAVIEVPSESDIQSLDHPEKMELRWEINPQPDPNGEFLPSKVEALPWLEGTPAVWAACEFNSMRNLRRLLKQRADLPNSHLYLSSYWKIGQTEDEHKVAKRNDSEQAAAAVF; translated from the coding sequence ATGGCTAAACCTACTCCAATCGAACTCGAGGTGATCCGCACGACTTCGCTCACCGAACACATGTTGCGGGTCACGCTTGGCGGCGACTTGCTTGCATCCTTTCCGAAAGATCAGGAGAGCGCCTATATCAAACTGATCTTTCCTCAAGCCGAGGGCAAACGTCCCATTCTGAGAACCTACACGATCCGAAATCAACGTCCGACGGAGATCGATGTCGACTTTGCCATCCACGACGCAAAGGGGCCCGCCTTAACATGGGCGGCCAACGCGCAACCAGGCGACCGTATTCTGGTTGGTGGACCAGGGCCGAAGAAGTTGATCCAGCATCAGGCCGATTGGTTTCTGCTAGTAGGTGACCTATCGGCTCTTCCCGCAATCAGCGTCAACTTGAGCAAGCTGCCTGCCGACGCGGTCGGATACGCTGTGATCGAGGTGCCCAGCGAATCCGACATCCAATCGCTAGACCATCCCGAAAAAATGGAACTGCGATGGGAGATCAACCCGCAGCCCGATCCCAACGGAGAGTTCCTGCCGTCGAAAGTCGAAGCGTTGCCATGGCTGGAAGGCACCCCCGCGGTTTGGGCCGCTTGCGAATTCAACAGCATGCGGAACCTGAGGCGGCTATTGAAACAGCGAGCTGACCTACCGAACTCTCATCTCTATCTGTCGAGCTACTGGAAGATCGGCCAAACCGAAGACGAACACAAAGTCGCTAAACGCAACGACAGCGAGCAGGCCGCTGCTGCGGTTTTCTAG
- a CDS encoding MarR family winged helix-turn-helix transcriptional regulator, which produces MTESSLSDTLHRLMHAYKRKLRAGIESHQISLPIAQLRVLKCIGRIPECTASSIAQRMNQDKGQLARLLNELTDAALIDKMANPQDRRSHFLVLTSAGKQILAKLEVVEKQAAAQMTHGLSSKEIKTFIRIAAAMMENSDDGGTSKRGTQRDG; this is translated from the coding sequence ATGACTGAATCCTCGCTCAGCGATACCCTGCACCGCTTAATGCACGCCTACAAACGGAAGCTCCGCGCGGGCATCGAATCGCATCAAATTTCGCTTCCCATCGCCCAGCTCCGCGTCCTGAAATGTATCGGCCGGATTCCCGAGTGTACGGCGAGTTCGATTGCCCAGCGAATGAACCAGGACAAAGGGCAACTCGCTCGCCTCCTCAACGAACTGACCGACGCCGCACTCATCGACAAGATGGCGAATCCGCAAGATCGCCGCAGCCACTTCCTGGTTCTAACATCCGCTGGGAAACAGATCCTTGCGAAACTCGAAGTGGTGGAGAAACAGGCGGCGGCGCAAATGACCCACGGTCTAAGTAGCAAAGAAATCAAAACCTTCATCCGCATCGCCGCCGCGATGATGGAGAATTCCGATGACGGCGGCACTTCCAAAAGAGGAACTCAACGCGATGGCTAA
- a CDS encoding alpha/beta hydrolase fold domain-containing protein produces the protein MKYNFALLLCSSLIASAGFCQESERPAGASSDRRAAFLKRFPESDTNKDGVLSARELAAHLQKQRSGPEGKERLKQLLKRFPKADANKDGELSWEEVRDYQAANAKNRTPQTRRNRAPKVVAPVPDVAYGDHPLQRFDLWPVPDAKQPTPLVIFIHGGGFRGGDKSLIRRDTIDKFLDAGVAVAAMNYRLSNSGPYPIMMHDAARGLQTIRHRADQWNIDPQRVVCYGGSAGAGISLWLALHDDLAAPNSDDPVARQSTRILAAGALNGQPAYDIHLFREWFGLPDLQPGPALPAFVGIEDESEFDKPEICALMKDASPISHLSEDDTAAVYMFYSRPNVPVTLETESSVWVHHVRLGLELQKAMEPLGLQCIVTAPDIKADNPYDSLEAFLVAKALGASGL, from the coding sequence ATGAAATACAACTTCGCCCTACTGCTTTGTTCTTCATTGATCGCGTCGGCTGGTTTCTGTCAGGAGTCAGAAAGGCCAGCGGGGGCGTCTTCCGATCGCCGGGCGGCTTTTCTGAAACGATTCCCCGAAAGCGATACCAATAAGGATGGCGTCCTGTCGGCTCGCGAATTGGCCGCCCATCTTCAGAAGCAGCGCTCGGGACCGGAGGGAAAAGAGCGACTGAAGCAACTGTTGAAGCGATTCCCCAAGGCCGATGCGAACAAAGATGGCGAATTGAGCTGGGAGGAGGTACGCGACTACCAAGCAGCCAACGCGAAGAACCGGACGCCGCAGACGCGTCGCAATCGCGCCCCCAAGGTCGTCGCCCCGGTTCCCGATGTCGCTTATGGCGATCATCCGTTGCAGCGGTTTGATCTTTGGCCGGTCCCCGATGCCAAACAGCCGACGCCGCTGGTGATCTTCATCCATGGCGGTGGTTTTCGCGGCGGCGACAAATCGCTGATTCGCCGCGACACGATCGACAAGTTTCTCGATGCCGGTGTCGCCGTTGCCGCGATGAATTACCGGCTGTCCAATTCGGGCCCCTATCCGATCATGATGCACGACGCCGCTCGCGGCCTGCAAACAATCCGGCATCGGGCCGACCAATGGAACATCGATCCGCAGCGTGTTGTCTGTTACGGCGGTTCGGCTGGCGCGGGAATCAGTCTCTGGCTTGCATTACACGACGACCTAGCCGCCCCCAACAGCGACGATCCCGTCGCGCGGCAATCGACGCGTATTCTGGCTGCCGGAGCGCTGAACGGCCAACCAGCATACGACATCCACCTGTTTCGCGAGTGGTTCGGGCTCCCCGATCTTCAGCCGGGTCCTGCCCTACCCGCCTTCGTGGGAATCGAAGACGAATCGGAATTCGACAAACCCGAGATCTGCGCGTTGATGAAAGACGCGTCGCCGATTTCGCACCTCTCCGAAGATGACACCGCCGCGGTTTACATGTTCTACAGCCGTCCCAACGTTCCGGTCACTCTCGAGACCGAATCGTCGGTCTGGGTGCATCACGTGCGATTGGGATTGGAGCTTCAGAAAGCGATGGAGCCGCTTGGGCTGCAATGCATCGTCACCGCCCCCGACATCAAGGCCGACAATCCCTACGACTCCTTAGAAGCCTTCCTGGTCGCCAAGGCATTAGGTGCAAGCGGACTGTAG
- a CDS encoding AAA family ATPase has translation MAGPNGAGKTTFAQEYLLKHANCDEFVNADLIAAGLSPYKPESQSVAAGRLMLDRIDELTSAKQIFAFETTLAGRGHVKRLRRMRNKQGYRIVVFFIWLPSVEQAVARVAARVREGGHAIPEPTIRRRYRLGIQNFGQRYAPFVDHWLVYDGSSRPAVIVVEQNDATNTVFDDDRYEFILQRTPELLP, from the coding sequence ATCGCCGGACCGAATGGTGCGGGCAAGACAACGTTCGCGCAGGAATACCTGCTTAAACACGCGAACTGCGACGAGTTCGTGAACGCAGACTTGATCGCTGCGGGCTTGTCCCCTTATAAACCTGAATCGCAATCCGTCGCCGCCGGGCGATTGATGCTCGACCGAATCGATGAACTGACATCCGCCAAGCAAATCTTCGCCTTTGAGACGACGCTTGCAGGGCGGGGGCACGTCAAGCGATTGAGGAGGATGCGGAACAAGCAGGGCTACAGAATCGTCGTGTTCTTCATCTGGTTGCCATCCGTGGAGCAAGCAGTTGCACGCGTCGCTGCCCGCGTTCGCGAGGGAGGACACGCAATTCCTGAACCGACCATCCGTCGACGATATCGGCTTGGAATCCAGAATTTCGGCCAACGGTATGCTCCTTTCGTAGATCACTGGCTGGTTTATGATGGATCGAGTCGGCCAGCGGTCATCGTGGTGGAACAAAACGATGCTACCAACACGGTATTTGATGATGACCGCTACGAATTTATTCTCCAGCGAACCCCGGAGTTGCTGCCATGA